Proteins from one Drosophila gunungcola strain Sukarami chromosome 3R, Dgunungcola_SK_2, whole genome shotgun sequence genomic window:
- the LOC128260254 gene encoding uncharacterized protein LOC128260254 isoform X2: MDQESPEEAAYHSEARREILDIARNRTGTQAAKCILAYDEQEDLDSLIVLLEELSKNTDYSTDLRISLGYYIKELQRHCLQNRNVSGRLAIMGAGSALQFFGKIYGDRVEYLHQVVEHQMEALRTVELQKQKQTEQTGGSSGPDNNVPTPEEPRKRRAKKLTQKEVDPYMLTVEPRKFKTMSPEKRFNLTSFVKCTRNQTIEYLYQDHTPPNLWRHAPIVDPHNPNDQDEKKQYKMFTYYVEHRYNTLLPDIPFERLNLIKEYVHTNQVNTAEILNEHLTTKDYLDEYIALENQMLAARYGATVRTRRTDETAKRTREETAESELPKKVRLDENEPMDTEEAAPAESMDVDQVTIAEIDQSLASGEALQNQISVDSGLGDSINTSQQDSTINATLDVSQLENSTLGASQVENFALSESQVQDSSLSISQVENSLSVSQVENPPLSSTLAINESSVLDSTRLDLPPAKDDSIQEISQFDSGIGMDDVFDSQLHTDQEDQRQLSRKLDLPGNDAEVINLPVENTDRVTKIDAEVEMDVPREVCYPITLNILRLPQKNLRRKCIFKLPKVFDLFKQSRLPSKRETAPKPSPSTKALPVRIEKEVPQTEEQIPGSPVSLEFDEDFNFLGFRQRRPTLDSGFDFDELRAESGAVSTIGEVNVEIEDPVENQANKVSNESADNVAEATVNARVESGLGESIASDLNTTTEATVVNYSADAERLDETENSGAESGLGVTANAGMESGLEATISSELDTTTEPIATDSVVLDVTQLDHSTMEVTTMLDNATIIDEAPSRDLPANTKASDDRVQDAHVDNFAVFMRSDSPLDFGHPDSLYSSLKTRDWQVAHERQNFNINDLSTEILNVCTAGNGTATLADVMKNKDPSIMCCYMLASLMLANNGNVTLSFGVSDNSKPNETSQFCMQLKSTEGMEIHPEDDVGNMNASKSPTAPVKTKRKSTETASPEVFAKTVRLIQPIPKISQSSADDDSGISSMGSSLASTSRSN, translated from the exons ATGGATCAGGAATCGCCGGAAGAAGCGG CCTACCACAGTGAAGCGCGTCGAGAGATATTGGACATCGCCCGGAACCGAACTGGAACTCAAGCGGCAAAGTGCATCCTTGCGTATGATGAGCAGGAGGACCTCGATTCGCTAATCGTCCTGCTCGAAGAGCTGTCCAAGAACACCGACTACTCCACGGACCTGCGGATATCACTGGGATAT TATATAAAGGAGTTACAGCGCCACTGTTTACAAAACAGGAATGTCTCTGGACGATTGGCCATCATGGGCGCGGGAAGTGCCCTTCAATTTTTTGGAAAGATCTATGGAGACCGCGTGGAGTACTTGCACCAGGTGGTGGAGCACCAGATGGAAGCCCTGCGCACAGTGGAACTTCAGAAGCAGAAACAGACGGAACAGACAGGCGGAAGTAGTGG GCCGGACAACAACGTTCCAACGCCGGAAGAGCCGCGTAAACGTCGCGCCAAAAAGCTAACTCAGAAGGAAGTAGATCCCTATATGCTCACTGTAGAACCGCGAAAATTCAAGACTATGTCACCCGAGAAACGATTCAACTTGACGAGCTTTGTGAAATGCACGAGGAATCAAACGATAGAGTATCTTTACCAGGATCATACGCCGCCCAACTTGTGGAGGCACGCCCCCATTGTGGATCCCCACAATCCTAACGATCAGGATGAGAAAAAGCAGTACAAAATGTTTACGTATTATGTTGAACATCGATATAACACCCTTCTGCCAGATATTCCATTCGAGCGGTTGAATCTGATCAAGGAATATGTGCACACGAACCAAGTGAACACCGCCGAGATACTCAACGAGCACTTGACGACCAAGGACTACCTGGACGAGTACATTGCGCTGGAGAATCAAATGTTGGCCGCACGCTATGGAGCCACAGTCAGGACGAGAAGAACAGATGAAACTGCGAAAAGAACGAGAGAGGAAACCGCGGAATCTGAGCTTCCAAAAAAGGTGCGACTGGACGAAAATGAGCCCATGGATACGGAGGAAGCTGCGCCCGCCGAATCAATGGACGTGGATCAAGTGACGATAGCAGAAATCGATCAATCATTGGCGTCAGGCGAGGCCTTACAAAATCAAATATCAGTGGATTCAGGCCTGGGCGATTCAATCAACACTAGTCAGCAGGACAGCACAATCAATGCCACGCTGGACGTCAGCCAGTTGGAGAATTCCACATTAGGCGCGAGCCAAGTGGAAAATTTCGCCTTAAGCGAAAGTCAAGTGCAGGATTCGTCCTTAAGTATTAGCCAGGTTGAGAACTCTTTAAGCGTTAGCCAAGTAGAGAATCCACCACTGAGCAGTACATTGGCCATTAACGAGTCCAGTGTCCTGGACAGCACGAGACTGGACTTGCCACCTGCCAAAGATGACTCCATCCAGGAGATTTCGCAATTCGATTCCGGGATCGGTATGGACGACGTTTTTGATTCCCAGCTGCATACAG ATCAAGAAGATCAGCGCCAGCTGTCCAGAAAATTGGATCTACCCGGTAACGACGCGGAAGTGATAAACCTACCAGTAGAAAACACAGATCGAGTCACTAAGATTGATGCGGAGGTTGAGATGGATGTTCCAAGGGAGGTCTGCTATCCTATAACGTTGAATATTTTGAGACTTCCGCAAAAAAACCTCCGCcgtaaatgtatttttaaactcCCAAAAGTGTTTGACTTGTTTAAGCAATCG CGTCTGCCTTCAAAGCGAGAGACGGCACCAAAGCCTTCACCCTCTACTAAAGCTCTGCCTGTACGGATAGAAAAAGAAGTTCCCCAAACAGAAGAGCAAATACCCGGCTCCCCCGTCAGCTTAGAGTTTGACGAGGATTTCA ATTTCTTGGGCTTTCGTCAACGTCGACCCACACTGGATTCTGGTTTTGATTTTGACGAGTTGCGAGCCGAATCAGGGGCTGTTTCCACCATAGGAGAAGTTAACGTTGAAATTGAAGATCCTGTTGAAAACCAAGCCAATAAGGTATCAAATGAATCTGCAGACAATGTTGCGGAAGCGACTGTCAACGCCAGAGTGGAAAGTGGATTGGGAGAATCAATAGCATCCGATTTAAACACTACAACTGAAGCCACAGTAGTAAATTATAGTGCAGATGCCGAAAGACTTGATGAGACTGAAAACTCCGGAGCGGAAAGTGGATTGGGGGTTACAGCCAACGCAGGGATGGAGAGCGGATTGGAAGCCACAATAAGCTCTGAATTAGACACCACCACTGAGCCAATCGCAACGGACAGTGTTGTTTTAGACGTTACTCAACTTGACCATTCAACGATGGAAGTCACTACGATGCTAGACAACGCTACAATAATTGACGAAGCTCCATCAAGGGATTTGCCTGCTAATACAAAAGCTTCAGACGACAGGGTACAAGATGCACATGTAGATAACTTCGCTGTTTTTATGAGAAGCGACTCGCCACTGGACTTTGGTCACCCCGATAGTCTCTATTCCAGCCTTAAG ACTCGAGACTGGCAGGTAGCCCATGAGCGCCAGAACTTCAACATTAATGACCTGAGCACTGAAATATTAAACGTTTGCACGGCCGGCAATGGAACAGCCACCTTAGCGGATGTAATGAAAAACAAGGATCCCAGTATCATGTGTTGCTACATGCTGGCTTCGCTAATGCTG GCAAACAACGGTAACGTGACTTTGAGTTTTGGAGTTAGCGATAATAGTAAGCCCAACGAGACGTCTCAGTTTTGTATGCAGCTAAAAAGTACGGAGGGTATGGAAATCCACCCTGAGGATGACGTGGGCAACATGAATGCATCCAAGAGCCCAACGGCGCCGGTAAAGACCAAACGAAAGTCAACGGAAACGGCTTCTCCCGAGGTGTTTGCAAAAACTGTGCGTTTGATACAGCCCATCCCAAAGATCAGTCAGTCCTCCGCCGATGACGACTCGGGGATATCTTCGATGGGCTCTTCATTGGCATCAACATCCCGGTCTAATTAA